The genomic region CAACCATCCTCGTCTTGTATAGGAATATTTTTTTGAAAAGAGAATCCATAAAGAAAATAAAAACGAAATAAAAATCATTGCAAGGGAAACAAACAATATCTCAGGATCAAAAGACATCGTGTAATTCATTGAATACACACCTAAAACGTGAAAGCAGAAAACAGCAAGAGTCAGAAAAAAACTGCTGGTATAAAGACGTGATGTTCGATAAGGTCTCGCTACCAGATTATAGAAAGCAATGCCAATAAAAATAATTCCCAATAGTACAGATAGAATTTCAAGCGGAATATTATAATCTGATAAATCCACCGTATTAATCGTAAAGGTAACCAGAACATTCATTACCCAGATTCCGATTCCCATTGAAGTAACTCCTCCAAGGAATAAAAACTCCTTGTTCCGGTCAGAAGAGTTTATCAACGTAAATAAATCAATGGCAGTATAAGAGGCCATAAAAGTTAAAACAATGGCAAGAAAAAGTAACATTGGATCCGTTGTCGTGAAAATATATTCCATTTTATACTTCCTTTCCTATTAAAAACCGCTTCCTTTATTGTAAAAGAAAGTCGAACAATAGAAAAGAAGATCTATGAAAATGACAAACTGGTTAAGGGCAATTCGATTGTAAATATCGTGCCGTAACCTAACTCACTATGTACAGTGATTCGTCCGCCCATCCGTTTAACAATCTCAAAACTGACACTCATCCCCAGACCTGTCCCATTCTCTTTCGTTGTAAAATAAGGTTGACCTATTCTCTTTAAATCGTTTTTTGCCATTCCTTTCCCCTGATCTTTGATGGTGATTACCACATCGGAATCCCTTCTCATCGCTTTTATGTATAATTGTCCAGGATGATCACTCATAGCTTCCATCCCATTTTTAATAATGTTTAATAATACCTGCTGAATCTCATATTTTATACCTTTCACCGTTAAATCGGGTTCAACTGCTGTTACTAACTGGATATCCTGCTGATATGTGGCTAAAAGTTTGATAAGATTCTGAAGCACTGAAGAAATGTCTACGATTCCATATGGATTTTTCTCTGGTTTGGATAAGGATAAATAATTCCGGATAATAAATTCCGCACGTTCCAATTCATCTATCGACAATCTTAAATATGATTGATCTTTGTCACTAATATAGTCCTTTTCATGCAAAATTTGAAGAAATCCTTTGACCGTCGTCAGCGGATTTTTTACTTCATGAGTAACAGAGGCGGCCAGCTGGCTTACGGCATCCACTTTTTCATTATGCTGAAGCTCACGTTTTAACCGGGTTTGCTTATCCATATTTTCAATGAGTAACTGGACCGCAACAATGGTAAACCAGGTTATCAATGAAAGAATAACTAAAAGGGGTAACTGCTGTACCTGCCCGATGTGAATAAGGAATAAACCTCTCGTTATGACAATCGACAAATAAAAAAGAGTAACAATAATAAATCTTTTAAAACGATCCGCTTGTACATACCGGGGTTTTATCCACCATAGAAGGATAAAAGCAACTGTATAATTACCTAGATAAACAAAGAACTCAGAATACTGAAACAGGAAGGTGTAAAATAACATGACAAGAATGAGACTTAGTCCTGATAGACGTGAACCATATAGAATAGCCATTAAGATGGGTACAATTCTTAAATCATATAGAAAAGCATCAGAATATTCTGCGGGGAAAATCATCGTTAATAATAAAGATATGACAAGAAAAATGGAAAATTTCGAGAAAATATGTTTTTGACGAGCAGAGTCTTCTTCGTTGAGGAATAGTAAATAAAATAAAACCGGAATGATAATAAATAATACATTAT from Virgibacillus sp. MSP4-1 harbors:
- a CDS encoding ATP-binding protein; translated protein: MVEALPHLLNNVLFIIIPVLFYLLFLNEEDSARQKHIFSKFSIFLVISLLLTMIFPAEYSDAFLYDLRIVPILMAILYGSRLSGLSLILVMLFYTFLFQYSEFFVYLGNYTVAFILLWWIKPRYVQADRFKRFIIVTLFYLSIVITRGLFLIHIGQVQQLPLLVILSLITWFTIVAVQLLIENMDKQTRLKRELQHNEKVDAVSQLAASVTHEVKNPLTTVKGFLQILHEKDYISDKDQSYLRLSIDELERAEFIIRNYLSLSKPEKNPYGIVDISSVLQNLIKLLATYQQDIQLVTAVEPDLTVKGIKYEIQQVLLNIIKNGMEAMSDHPGQLYIKAMRRDSDVVITIKDQGKGMAKNDLKRIGQPYFTTKENGTGLGMSVSFEIVKRMGGRITVHSELGYGTIFTIELPLTSLSFS